TATTACAATTTCTAGTGAAAAAGTTGTTATGGCTGAAAGTTCTACCATAGGGTCAGCAGAAACTATACCTGATACTGAAAAAGTTATGTCTATGTGGAAAAGTTTTTTACGAGATATGGCTGAAGAAAGAGGCAGGGATTCAGAAATAATAGAAGCTATGGCTGATAGAGATATAGATATAGAAGGTATAACAGTTAAGGGAAAATTATTAAATTTAACGTCTCGGGAAGCTTTGAAATATAATATTGCTGATTATATTTCAAATGATTATAAGGATATGTTAAATCATTTTAATATAAATTATTCAAGTATAGTCACTATAAATGAAGGAATAGAAGTAAAGTTTGCTAAATTTGTCTCCAATCCTTATATGAGTACTTTATTACTAACAATTGGTTTCATAGGTTTATTAATAGAGATATTTACTCCAGGTTTTGGGATTGGTGGAACACTAAGTATTTTAGCTTTTAGTATATTTTTTGGGGGCAACTTATTAGCAGGAAGTTCTGAGACGTCTTCTATAATACTTTTTGTAACTGGTCTTATTTTGTTAATAATTGAAGGTATGATACCTGGATTTGGTTTACCAGGCATTGGTGGCATTATACTATTGATAGCTGGAGTTATTTTAGCTGTTAACTCTGTAACAAATGCAATTATATCTTTAGGTATTGCAATAGTAATTA
This genomic interval from Tissierellales bacterium contains the following:
- a CDS encoding NfeD family protein; this encodes MNGKKIIICILTLLFLINGIVFGKDNGKVYVVPIKGEINKATYQFLKSTIDDILKENPKAIIFEIDTYGGLIDQTEKIKNLIYGLDIPTISYVNNKAESAGVLITISSEKVVMAESSTIGSAETIPDTEKVMSMWKSFLRDMAEERGRDSEIIEAMADRDIDIEGITVKGKLLNLTSREALKYNIADYISNDYKDMLNHFNINYSSIVTINEGIEVKFAKFVSNPYMSTLLLTIGFIGLLIEIFTPGFGIGGTLSILAFSIFFGGNLLAGSSETSSIILFVTGLILLIIEGMIPGFGLPGIGGIILLIAGVILAVNSVTNAIISLGIAIVITAIIAIILVKLGKRSPMFNKIVLETELKDDKGYLSSSRKDEYLNKEGITITELRPSGIIEIDGKRIDALSEGSYINKNVSIKVVRVEGSKIFVRRV